In Luteipulveratus mongoliensis, the DNA window ACCGGGTGATCGAGTAGAGCTCGGCCACCTCGGTGTCGGAGATCGGCTTGGAGTCGGTGATGACCAGCGCGAGCGACTTGTACGCGTAGTAGGTCGCCAGCGTCGCGATCAGGGCGGGGAACCGGACGTACGCCACGAGCAGTCCGTTGACCGCTCCGAGCGCCGCACCGGCGAGCACCGTGAGCACGATCGCGGCCAGCAGGCTCCATCCCCACCGGCCGTAGGCGAACCCGAACACCATGCCGGCCAGCGACACGATGGCCCCGATCGACAGATCGATGCCGCCGCGGCCCGACACGATCACGACCAGCTCCGCGAGCGCGAGCATGCACATCGGCACCGCGTCGACGAGGGCAGCCGACAGGTAGTCCGAGTCGTACGCGCCCGTCAGGTAGCCGCCCGAGTCCAGCAGCGTCATCCACACCAGGACGAGCACGAGCAGCGCTGCGAGCAGCACGATGCGCTGGGTGAGGAGCGCGCGTACGGCGCGGGCCGCCAGTCCGGGGCCGCGGTCGCCGTCATCGGTGGCCGGGTCGTGCGTCTCGGGTGAGGTCGTCGTCTGGGTCATGGCTGCTGCCCCGTTCGCTGCTGCCGCGTTCGCTGGCGGAGGAGGTCGGCGCCGACGGCGATCGCGATGGCGAGACCGACGAAGAAGTCGGACAGCTGGCTCGGCCAGCCGAGCTGGGTGACTCCGGAAGAGACCGTCTGGACCAGGAGCGCGCCGAGGACAGTGCCGAGCACCGATCCGCGTCCGCCGGTGATCGACGTGCCACCGATCACGACGGCCGCGATGACCGCCAGCTCCTGGCCGCTGCCGATCGACTGGTCGAGCGTCGACGTGCCCGAGGCGATCGTGAAGACCGCGGCGAGTCCGACGAGCAAGCCTGTGACGGCGTACGTCAGGACGACGTAGCGCTGGACGCGGATGCCGGCCAGCCGCGCGGCGAGCGGGTCGCCGCCGATGGCGTACAGATGGCGGCCACCGCGCATGTGCCGCAGGTAGATCCACGCGAGCACCGCGATGACGAGGGTCAGCACGAAGCTGTGGGGGATGCCGAGCGTGCGGCCGTTCTCGCCACGGCTGAAGAAGTCCAACGTGTCCGGGATGCCGTTGACGGTCTGGCTGTTGAAGATCTGCCGCCCGACGAACTGCAGCACGTTGGCAGTGCCGAAGGTGATGATGATCGCGTGCACGTGGCCGTACGCGATGAGCAGGCCGTTGACCAGACCGAGCACCGCACCGAGCGCCATCGCCAGCAGCACCGCAACAGGCAGGGAGACGTCCTGATCGACCAGCATCTTGGCGGTCGTCACGCCGGTGACCATCATTGCGCCACCGACGGAGACGTCGATGCCGCCGGTGATGATGACCGCGGTCATGCCGACTCCCATGACCGCGACCGGCGCGACGGAGGCGAGCAGCGGCTGCCACGAACCGGAGGTCGCGAAGGCGGGTGTCGTGAAAGAGAGGATCACCCACAGGGCCACCAGCACCGCGCCGAGCACCCACTCCTGACCGGTGACCGGGGAAGGCAGGATCCGACGAGCGACCTTGGCAGTGCTGGGTTCTCGGGTCTCGAGCTGGGCGGTCATGCGGAGACTCCGTCCTCGGTCGAGGCGTGCCGTGCGTCGGCGTCGGCACCGGCTGCCGCAGCGAGCACGTCCGCCTGACTCGCACCCGGCGCGAACTCGGCTGCGGTCGTGCCGGCGACCACCACATGGATGCGGTCAGAGATGCGCAGCGCCTCGGACAGGTCTGAGGTCACGACGAGGACTGCTGTGCCGTCGTCGGCGAGCTGGGCGATGATCCGGTGGATCTCCTCCTTGGCGCCGACGTCGACGCCTTGAGTCGGCTCAGCCAGCACCAGGACTGGCGGCCGCTCGACGAGCTGCCTTGCCAGCACTACCTTTTGGGCGTTGCCGCCGGACATCGCCGACACGGGCACCTGCTCGGTCGGAGTCTTGATCGCGAGTCGGTCGATCATGTTCTTGGCGACGGACGTCTCTTTGCCGCGATTCATCCAACCGCCTCTCGACAGCTGGCTCAGGTTGCCGACGCCGATGTTGAACGCGATCGACTGAAACGCAAACATGCCCTGCGCCTTGCGGTTGGCCGGCAGCAGTGCGATGCCGAGCTTTTGTGCCGCGCGCGGACTGCGGGGGTGGATCGGCTTACCTTCCAACAAGATCCGGCCACCTGTCTGGTCCCGCATGCCATAGACCACCTCGGCGATCTCGGCGACACCCGAGCCGACGAGGCCGTACAGACCGACGATCTCGCCCGGCCGCACCTCGACGTTGACGTCACTGAAATGGCCTGCAGCGGCAAGGTTCTCGAGCGCCAGCCGCGGCTCCGAGTCCTGCGGCGTGCGCGCCTCGGTGTGGTCCTCCAGCTCGCCACCGACCATGAGCTCGACGATCTGCCGGATGGTGAGCTCGGTGATCGGCCAGGTGCCTACGGTGCGGCCGTCGC includes these proteins:
- a CDS encoding sugar ABC transporter ATP-binding protein, yielding MDARLELRDISKRYGGVRAIRHADLVVEPGSVHAIVGENGAGKSTLIKIVAGAEGADTGSMAFEGAPMHLASTQDAMAYGIQTVYQEPQLFADLTVSENIFIGRELTQRGRVDWAEQHGQVLDLLELLGLPERYATRPVRELSIAEQQQVSIAKALAGNAKVLILDEPSAILTDSEIEVLFGVVRRLTDSGVSVIYISHRLDELPRICDRVTVMRDGRTVGTWPITELTIRQIVELMVGGELEDHTEARTPQDSEPRLALENLAAAGHFSDVNVEVRPGEIVGLYGLVGSGVAEIAEVVYGMRDQTGGRILLEGKPIHPRSPRAAQKLGIALLPANRKAQGMFAFQSIAFNIGVGNLSQLSRGGWMNRGKETSVAKNMIDRLAIKTPTEQVPVSAMSGGNAQKVVLARQLVERPPVLVLAEPTQGVDVGAKEEIHRIIAQLADDGTAVLVVTSDLSEALRISDRIHVVVAGTTAAEFAPGASQADVLAAAAGADADARHASTEDGVSA
- a CDS encoding ABC transporter permease; the protein is MTAQLETREPSTAKVARRILPSPVTGQEWVLGAVLVALWVILSFTTPAFATSGSWQPLLASVAPVAVMGVGMTAVIITGGIDVSVGGAMMVTGVTTAKMLVDQDVSLPVAVLLAMALGAVLGLVNGLLIAYGHVHAIIITFGTANVLQFVGRQIFNSQTVNGIPDTLDFFSRGENGRTLGIPHSFVLTLVIAVLAWIYLRHMRGGRHLYAIGGDPLAARLAGIRVQRYVVLTYAVTGLLVGLAAVFTIASGTSTLDQSIGSGQELAVIAAVVIGGTSITGGRGSVLGTVLGALLVQTVSSGVTQLGWPSQLSDFFVGLAIAIAVGADLLRQRTRQQRTGQQP
- a CDS encoding ABC transporter permease is translated as MTQTTTSPETHDPATDDGDRGPGLAARAVRALLTQRIVLLAALLVLVLVWMTLLDSGGYLTGAYDSDYLSAALVDAVPMCMLALAELVVIVSGRGGIDLSIGAIVSLAGMVFGFAYGRWGWSLLAAIVLTVLAGAALGAVNGLLVAYVRFPALIATLATYYAYKSLALVITDSKPISDTEVAELYSITRSVEIPVIGHDLPDVPLGVFTFLIPTVIVIWLLTARTTFGRRLFAIGTNDVAAEWSGLDVRKTRFTSYLLAGAIAGLVAVYISAQFASARPDAGTSGNGLALPAITIAVLGGVAITGGIGRVSGVVLATFLITWLNAGILLAFTGNDGTQYQLLALGVVLIFAALLNGVTQRRYGGSR